A segment of the Acaryochloris thomasi RCC1774 genome:
ATCGAATCGACCACGTGAGCAAAGGCTTCGTAGGTGTGAAAGAGGCCGTGGCGTCCGGTGAGCAGGTAGGTTTCCAGCCAGCCCTGCAGCGTATGCTCGCTGAGCATCTCCATTACGCGGCCATCACGGGCGAGTTCGGTCCCGTCTTCATCTTCGGGATATATATCCGCCATCCAAACTTTCTTGGTGACTTGATAGACATCCTGGAGGCGATTCGAGGCGGTTTCATCCGGTCCCATCAACCGGAAGTTGTCAGGATTGTCCCGCATGATCTCCCGCATGAATAGACCCAGTGCCTTCGTATTCTCAAACTCCACGTTGCCGCGCTGGTCGCCGATATCGATGGCAAGATCATTGAAGTCGGGCAGCTTCAGCGCCTTCCGCAATAGGCCGCCATTGGCGTGGGGGTTGGACCCCATACGACGATTTCCTTCCGGTGCCAGTGCCTTCAGCTCTGGGATCAGTGCCCCAGATTCATCAAATAGCTCTTCCGGCTTGTAGCCGCGCATCCATTCTTCGAGCTTAAGCAGGTGATCAGGGTTGTCGTGCATCCCACCCATCGGGACTTGATGCGATCTCCAAAAATCTTCGACCTTCTTTCCGTCTACTTCTTGTGGTCCCGTCCAGCCCTTCGGAGTCCGCAGCACAATCATCGGCCAACGAGGGCGCTCAATCTTGCCCGTGGTGCGGGCTTCTTGCTGCACTTCCCGAATCTTGAGAATGCACTCCTCCATGACCGCCGCCATTTTATGATGCATCTCTGCCGGATTCTTGCCCTCAACAAAATAGGGCGTGTAGCCATAGCCCTTGAACAGACACTCCAGCTCTTCATGGGAGATCCGGGCCAGAATCGTGGGGTTCGCAATCTTGTAGCCGTTCAGATTCAGAACCGGGAGCACGGCACCATCACGAACCGGGTTGATGAACTTATTAGAGTGCCAAGAGGTCGCCAGCGGCCCTGTCTCTGATTCACCATCACCCACCACACAGGTCACAATCAAATCCGGGTTGTCTAAAACTGCACCGTAGGCGTGGGAAACGCTATAGCCCAGCTCTCCGCCCTCATGAATGGACCCTGGTGTTTCAGGCGTTACGTGACTCCCGATAAAGCCAGGGAAGGAGAACTGCTTGAAGAACCGCTGCATTCCTTCGGCGTCTTCGCTTTTGTCGGGATAGATTTCAGAATAGGTTCCTTCCAAATACACCGGCCCCAAAACACCGGGTGCTCCATGACCTGGACCAGCCATGAAGATCATGTCGAGGTCGTATTTTTTGATCAGCCGATTGCAGTGAATATAGGTAAAACTCAATGCGGGAGAGGCTCCCCAATGTCCCAGTAGTCGATGCTTCACCTGCTCAGCCTTTAGTGGCTCCTTGAGCAGGGGGTTTTCTCGTAAGTAAATCATCCCAACGGCGAGATAGTTGCAGGCTCGCCAATAAGCATTAATCTGCTTCAACTCGCTTTCAGTTAAGGATTCTGACTGGGAATCTGTGGGTTGAATAGGTGTTTGAACCATGAGTCTCTCTATTGAAATTGCTGCAAGTTCGGCATTTGAGGGCACTGAGGCTATTAATATTGCTCAAAGCCTATCAAATTGATGGTTGGGGCACAGTTGCCTGGACAACAGTTCAAATCGTTGGCTCTTGTTCTGTCGATCTCAGGCTTCTGTTGTGGCTGCAATAAGTAACGCGATCGCATCCCACAGATCGGAGATGAGATCGCAACTACAAGTCAATAACGCAATAACCAGAATGCCGTTAGGCGATTTCATACGGCATAAACCGCTAACTTACTTTCACCTTGACGGACTTTCTTTCCTCCTTCTCAGACTTGGGCAAGGTGAGATTGAGAACGCCGTTGTTGTATTCAGCTTCAACGTGATCGGGCTGAATGCGGCTGGGCATAGGAATCACCCGCTCAAACTTGCCATAGTGGAACTCAGAGCGAACGGTACCTTCAGACTCAGTCTCAGATTCAGTCTTCCGTTCTCCCTTTACTGAAACGGCATTTTCTGTAACTTCGACATTGAGGTCTTTGGCATCTAGACCAGGGACTTCGAGCTTAAGATGAACTTCTGTGTCGGTTTCATCCATCTCTACTGAGGGGATAAAGGCGAGGCCATCTTCCCCTGCAGCATCTGGCATCCACCGCTCAAACATCCGATCCATCTCGCGCCGTAGGGTTTCCATCTCATGGAAAGGTTCCCAGCCAAAGGGCTGCCAGCGTTCAAGACCACGGAACGGATCACGACGAACAATAGACATAATCTCCTCTCCTAGTGTTCAACGACATCACGGGGATATCCCAACTGCAGTTTGAGCAAACACTACTACGTTGCAACTGTAGGGATTACCCTCGCTCTACTTTGATCGTAGAGAAAGACTTTGATGAACTTGTGAGGATGTGGCTGGTGGAGAATTAGGGAGATAGAGGGGGGATTTTGAGTCTTGAAAGATGAGTTTCGAGTTGGGGAGATAGGGGGTGAAGGTGATTGAATTTTTTGACGTACTCCCACGGATAAATCGAGTGGGATTCAGCGCGACCGAAAGAGTGTTCAGCTTTTTGTGTGAGCAGTATTTTCGTCAATAACTGAATCGTTCTGGGAACGTTCACCCGCCTCGATCAGCTTTCCCCTTTGTTATTTCTGTCTGGTAGAGTAAAGTAAAACGCTGTGCCCACACTGGGTTCAGACACAACCCAAATTTGTCCCCCATGATGCTCAACGACCTTTTTGCAGGTTCGAGGCCAATCCCTGTGCCAGGGTATTCCTGTTGAGAATGAATTCGTTGAAAGGCTTTGAAAATTTGCTCGGATTGAGTTGAATCGATCCCAATCCCGTTATCGTGAACGCCAAACAGCCATTCATCTGGACGATACTCCGCCGAAATTCTGACCTGGATCGGTTCTTCTGGACGGTGAAACTTGATGGCATTGTCGATCAAGTTTTGGAACAGTACTGCAAGCAGGACTGCATCTGCCATCACCGTAGGCAGCGGATCATGGGTGATGGTTGCCCCCTGTTGGTCGATGGCGATCTGCATATTTGCCAACACTTGGGCCAATAACGTCTCGCAGTCTGTCGGTTCTAATGGCTTGGGTTCGGCTCCAATGCGACTGTAGGTGAGCAGATCTTCAATGAGGTCTTTCATCTGCGTTGATGCAGTGGTGATTCGAGCTACAAACTCTAGTCCTTCGTTACCTAGATTCTGCTCAAACTTGAATCCCAGTAGCTTGGCAAAGCCAAGGATGACCTGTAAGGGTTGCTGCAAATCATGAGAAACCACATAGGCAAATTGTTCGAGCTGTCGATTAGAATGCAGCAGCTCTTCGTTTTGGGCAACCAACTTTTCACGGAGTCGAGTGATGGTCAGTTGATTCTCAACCCGAACGATAACTTCCTCGGTTTGGAAGGGCTTGGTGATGTAGTCCACACCTCCTACTTCAAACGCTGTGACCTTATCGAGAGTATCGTCCAGGGCGCTGAGGAAGATAACTGGAATATCGTAGGTTTTGACATTAGCCTTGAGCTGCTGACAGACTTCGTAGCCATTCATCTCTGGCATTCTAATATCGAGCAATACCAAATCCGGCGGGTCCATTTGGACTGCCGATAGAGCCATCGCACCGTTCTTCACAGCTCGGACTTCATAGCCCTGCTCTGTGAGGGTTTTAGACAACAGCCGCAGGTTCTCTGGGGTGTCATCTACGATCAGAATGTCGCCTTTGTTTTCGTCGATATTAGGGGGCGTCATATATACAACTTACTAAACGTAAGTTTCGGAAAGCGTTGAGCGTTACTGCTGGGTGAGCGTTAGGATCTTTTCAAAATCAAAGCAATTGACGAGATCCGTTAGTCCCTTGGCTAGTATGGCGTGTTCTGCAGGAATTTGCTCAATCAGTGACTCCATTTTCTTGGCTCTCGCACTGACTGCTGCTTGCTGGAGTTCTGCGATCCAGTCGGTTGACATCACCCTGATATCGGTGGCTGTCACCTCAGAAGGACTAGGTGTTGAGGGTTGAGGACTGTCTTTATAGACGTAACGGACCCCGAGGTACTCTGCCATTTTCTCGAAGATGGTGCTTTCTAGAAAGGGTTTGTGGACAAGGTCGTCACACCCTGCCGCCAGGATTTGTTCTCTGTCTTGGTCTAGGGCGCTGGCCGTGAGGGCAATAATCACGGTATCTTGCTCTTTCATCTGAGCCTTGATCTGTTGAGTGGCTTCGTAACCATCCATCACGGGCATTCGCATATCCATCCAAATCAGATGCGGCTGCCAACTATTCCATAGGTCGATGGCGATATGTCCATTTTCGGCTTCCTTTACCTCAAATCCAAGTGGCTTTATAAGCCTAACCATCAGCTTTCGGTTCTCTAGTCGATCTTCAACGATTAAGATTCGGTAGACGGGTTGGTCTGGGGCTAGCTTAATGACTCGCCGAGGGGTGGGTTGGGGTTGGCTCTCTGCTGCACCCGCCAGATGAACTCGGACGTTGAATTGAAACGTGGTCCCTTGCTTCACTGTGCTTTTTAAGGTCAGACTGCCCCCCATCAACTGTACAAAGTGCCGACTAATGGGTAAACCGAGACCGCTCCCTTGTTGCGACTGGCGGCCCGTTTCGGTTTGGGCGAACGCGGCGAACAGTTGATCGACTTCTTCAGGATCAATTCCTGGCCCTGTATCTTCAACTTCAAAATGGAGGTCAGGCTGAAGGCTACCGTTTTCAGATTCGTTTTCAGATTCCTGCGGCTCCACTCGCACCCGGAGGGTGACTTGCCCCGTTTCTGTAAATTTGATCGCATTCCCCAATAGGTTAATCAAAACCTGGCGCAGCTTTCCTTCCTCTGTCCGCACATATTGAGGAACGTTGGGTTTGCGATCGCAAACCAGTTTCAGCCCCTTCGTTTGAGCACGCAGGCTCAGCATCTGGGTTAGGTTATCAAGAAGACCATGCAAGTCAAAGCTATGTTCATTGAGGGTCACTCGACCGGCTTCAATCTTGGACATTTCTAGAATGTCGTTAATCAATTCCAGCAGATGTCCGCCACTGCGATTGATGATGCTGAGATTTTCTTTTTGAGCAGCAGTCAGGGCAGAGTCACGATTCATGAGCTGAGAGAAGCCCAAAATGGCATTGAGGGGGGTCCGCAGTTCATGGCTCATGTTGGCAAGGAACCCACTTTTGGCGCGGTTGGCAACCTCTGCCGCTTCTTTGGCCTGCTGGAGTTCGGTCTCTACCCGTTTGCGATCGCTAATATCGCGCAAAATCGCTGTAAAGACTTTTTGGTCTCCGAGGTGCAGTTGAGAAATCGAAGCTTCGGCAGGAAACTCTGTGCCATCCTTGCGGCGACCAAAGACCTCACTGCGATCGCCCATTGCTCTTGCAGTGGTAGAAGACGTTCCAAATTCTTTCAAGTGCTGGCGATGGATGGAGACGGCGCGTTGCGGCATCAGGATATCGAGGGATTCACCCAGCACTTCATCGGCGGTGTACCCAAATATGCCTTCTGCTCCTTTATTGAAGCGGGCAATCTTTTGATGTTTGTCCACCGAGATAATGGCATCGTTGGCAATATCAAGAATTCCCGACAGCATTGCTTCTGAACCCCGCAGAGCTGATTCTATCTCTCGGTTTTGGGAATCTTGTTGCAACTGTTCATGTGCCTTTTGCAGTGCCTCAGTGAGCTGTTTTGTTCGACCTGTCGCACGGCTAATCAATACAGCCAGGGTGAAGGTTCCTAATATCCCCAGAGCTGCTAAGAGTGGATGCCCCGTCAATGCGGTCAGGACATGATTATGAAAAGGGTCTGAGGATGTCATACCTGTATAGGAGCCTCAAAATATCATCATCCAACATCAACATCCCGAACAGGAGCCTGGATGCTGGCTGACTCGAATTCTAATCTACTCAGAGGTGATTGAGAGAGTAGCGCGTGCAGGCTTGGCTGTTCGATCAGGGAAAGCCGTTTGGCAAATTCTTGGGATGAAGGGGACGGTGACTGTTCTCGATTGTCAGATGAAGTTGTATGAGGCATAACAATGCAGTCTTGACCGGATATTTAGCAGGCCGTGATGCTTGTAATGATGCGATCTTAACTCCTGCTGTCTCAGCATATCTCTTAGAGAGGTGGAGCACGATCGCTAATGAGCATCCACACAAGTTCCTCAATTCGCTTCTTTAGGCTGAGATGTGAGGCGATTGCTCTCTTCTATTAACTCAATGTCGTTGTGCTCTTTGTCTACCATGTTCTCTTTAGAATCGCCCAGCGACCCAACCCAATTAACGATCACAGCTCCTCGCGATAGTCTTTTCCAGGTCAGAGGTGTAACGAAGACCTATGTGATGGGCGAAGTGACGGTTGAGGCTCTCAGAGCAGTAGATTTGGACCTCTATGAAGGTGAATTTGTTGTTCTATTAGGCCCATCCGGAAGTGGTAAATCAACCCTGCTGAATATCCTTGGGGGGCTTGATATTCCCTCCAGTGGTCAAGTCACCTTTCACGGCCAAGATTTAACCGCTGCAAATGATCGGACTCTCACCCGATTCCGTCGTGAGAGCGTGGGCTTCGTGTTCCAGTTCTACAATCTGATTCCTAGCCTGACGGCCCGCGAGAATGTTGCTTTGGTCACCGATATCGCTCCCCACCCAATGCACCCTCGGGAGGCGCTGGAGCGGGTTCATTTGGGCGATCGCATCAATCATTTCCCAGCTCAGCTTTCGGGGGGAGAGCAGCAGAGAGTTGCGATCGCAAGAGCCATTGCCAAACGCCCTCAAGTCCTCCTTTGTGACGAACCCACGGGAGCCTTAGACTTTCAGACTGGCAAACTGGTCCTCGAAGCCCTCGCCCAAGTCAATCAAGATTTAGGCACCACAACAGCGGTCATTACACACAATGCTGGCATCGCAGCGATGGCTGACAGGGTAATCACAATGCGGAGTGGGGAGATCGTAACGGTGCAGCGAAATGAACAGAAGGAGTCGCCAGGGGAGCTGGAGTGGTAAATGACATCTCTGGACCAAAAGCTCCTGCGTGATCTTCTTCATCTGAAGGGGCAATTAGTTGCGATCTCACTGATCGTAGCCTGCGGCATAGCCTGTCTGGTCTCCATGCTCAGTGCCTATGATTCCCTACAGCTTTCTCAGCAAACTTACTACGATCGCTATCGGTTTGCAGACGTGTTTGTGCAGCTCAAACGAGCACCAGATTCCCTTGCAGCTCGGATTGCAGAAATTCCCGGTGTACAGCAGGTGCAGACACGGGTCGTTGTGGATGTGAACTTAGATGTGCCAAAGTTGGCGGAACCCGCAACGGGACGGCTTATTGCTATCCCTGAGCAGCAGATGCCGATTTTGAACGATTTATTTATTCGCAAAGGCCAATATATCGAGCCGGGACAGCGGGAGCAAGTCTTAGTCAGTGAAGTATTTGCCCAAGCAAATAATCTAGAGATTGGCGACACACTGGGTGCAGTGATCAATGAACGATGGCAGCAGTTGCGTATTGTGGGCGTTGCCCTATCCCCCGAATACGTTTACGAAATTCGAGGAACGGAGCTTTTTCCTGATAATCAGCGTTTTGGTGTGATGTGGATGGGGCGCGAAGCTCTGGGGACCGCCTTTGATCTTGATGGCGCTTTCAATGATGTGGCGCTGTCGTTGATGCCAGGGACCAATCAATCAGAGGTGATTTTTCGGCTCGATCAACTCTTGGAACCCTATGGAGGCCTGGGGGCTTACCCGCGAGAGGACCAAATCTCGCATCAGTTTATTAACAGTGAGATTGAGAGTTTAGCGGCGTCAGCGGTGATGCTTCCCATCATCTTTCTTGGGATTGCAGCGTTTTTACTGAACTTGGTGCTGGCACGACTGGTGAGTACTCAACGCGATCAGATTGCTGTGCTCAAAGCCTTTGGCTATAGCAATCTTGCCGTAGGTCTGCACTACGTGAAGCTGGTGCTGGCGATTACGATTCTAGGGGCAGGATTAGGGACCGCTCTAGGCGTCTGGTTCGGAGCTGCGATTACTGAGAACTATGCCCGTTTCTACCACTTTCCAGTTTTGGAGTACCGGGCGGGGTTTAATGTAGTTGCGATCGCAATTCAAGTCAGCGTCGGCGCAGCGGTCCTCGGGACATTAACAGCAGTCAAACAGGCCGTCTCCCTTCCCCCCGCAGAAGCGATGCGACCTGAGCCTCCCGCAGTATATCGAGCCACGATTCTAGAACGAGTGGGACTGCAGCGGTTCTTGTCCCCCGTCGGTCAAATTATTGTCCGCAATCTAGAACGGCGGTGGATTCAGGCTGCTTTAGCCATCATCGGCATTGCCGCAGCCGTCGCTATTCTCGTTATCGGTCGCTACTTTGAGGATGCCACGAACTACATCGTTGAAGTTCAGTTTCGCCAGGTGCAGCGCGATGATGTCACCCTGGTCTTTAATGAGCCACTGTCCGGTCGCGCCCGTTATGAACTGAAGCAGTTGCCAGGAGTACTGCAGGCCGAGTCCTTCCGAGCCATACCGGCGCGTCTACGCTTTCAGCATCAAACCCATCTCACTGGGTTGACGGGCCTCGAACCTCAGGGTGAGTTGCGTCGTCTATTAGATCAAGACCTGCATCCAGTTCCCTTACCGAGCAATGGCGTGGTCTTGACCACAAAGTTAGCCGAAATTCTGGGCGTCAACGTGGGTGATCCGCTCACGGTAGAGGTTTTAGAAGGAGAACGCCCCATTCGCACCGTTCCGGTGGTGGGGTTGGTGGACGAACTGATCGGTTTAGGAGCCTATATGGATATCCATGCGATCAACACCTTAATGCGAGAAGGCCAAACCGTCTCAGGAGCCTACCTCTCGGTGGACTCTTACCACTTGAGCAAGCTCTATGCTGAGCTTAAAGAAACACCTGCCGTCGCAAGTGTCGCTCTCCGCGAGCGAGTCATTGAGGAGTTCGACAAAACGATTGCCGAGAGCTTCACCATCTTCACGACGGTCCTGGTTATCTTTGCCAGCGTAATTGCCTTTGGCGTGGTCTACAACGTGGCCCGAATTGCCCTTTCAGAACGAGGACGTGAACTGGCAACCCTACGGATCATAGGGTTCACCAAGGCAGAAATCGCTGTGATCTTGCTGGGCGAACAGGCCATCGTCACCGCCCTTGCAATCCCTCTGGGATGTGGCATCGGATTCGGCCTCGCCGCCCTGATTACCCAAGCCTACGACTGGGAGCTATTTCGCTTCCCGTTAATCGTCACTCCCGCCAGCTACGCCTTCGCCTTTTTCGTGATTACGATCGCGGCCCTTGGTTCAGGATGGCTGATCCGCCGCCAGCTCAATCACCTTGATTTAATTGCAGTCCTCAAAACACGCGAATGAGGAGAAAACACTGATGACTCAACAACAACATCGGTCTCCACTCCCTAGAGTGCGACACCCCCAACCACCCCCATCGGAGCCGCCTCCATCTCCAACCGTTTCTGATGGCGATCCCCCACAGTCCGCCCCCCCTCCATCTCACCATTCCTCAACTCAAAACTCAAAATTCAAAATTCCCAAACGCCTCCCCTACTGGCTAGCCGGTCTAGGCGTCGTCACGCTCATCGCCTTGGCCTTCCGCCCCTCTCCCATCCCCGTAGATTTAGGCGAAGTCAAACGCGGTCCCCTCCAGGTCACAGTAGATGCAGAGGGTAAAACTAGAGTGCGAGATCGCTTCACCGTCGCGGCCTCTGTCTCCGGTCGTCTAGCCCGCATTGACCTAGATCCGGGTGACCCAATTAAAGGCGGCACCGTGATCGCTCGAATTGATCCGCTGCCCCTCAATATCAAGGTGCGAGAGTCGCAGGCTCGACTGCGGGAGCTACGCGCTCAGTTGGCTGGAGTAGAGACCCAACGCCCTAAGTCGGCGGCATTGGCCCAAGCCCAAGCCCAGATTCAAGGTGCGATCGCAACCCAACAACAAG
Coding sequences within it:
- a CDS encoding phosphoketolase family protein; this encodes MVQTPIQPTDSQSESLTESELKQINAYWRACNYLAVGMIYLRENPLLKEPLKAEQVKHRLLGHWGASPALSFTYIHCNRLIKKYDLDMIFMAGPGHGAPGVLGPVYLEGTYSEIYPDKSEDAEGMQRFFKQFSFPGFIGSHVTPETPGSIHEGGELGYSVSHAYGAVLDNPDLIVTCVVGDGESETGPLATSWHSNKFINPVRDGAVLPVLNLNGYKIANPTILARISHEELECLFKGYGYTPYFVEGKNPAEMHHKMAAVMEECILKIREVQQEARTTGKIERPRWPMIVLRTPKGWTGPQEVDGKKVEDFWRSHQVPMGGMHDNPDHLLKLEEWMRGYKPEELFDESGALIPELKALAPEGNRRMGSNPHANGGLLRKALKLPDFNDLAIDIGDQRGNVEFENTKALGLFMREIMRDNPDNFRLMGPDETASNRLQDVYQVTKKVWMADIYPEDEDGTELARDGRVMEMLSEHTLQGWLETYLLTGRHGLFHTYEAFAHVVDSMFNQHAKWLDICRNHVPWRRSVSSLNILLSSLVWRQDHNGFSHQDPGYVDLVTNKSPDVVRVYFPPDANCLLSVADHCFRSVDYINVIISDKQNHLQYLSMDEAVAHCTKGIGIWDWASNDDCGTEPDEPDVVMACCGDIPTMESLAATAILRDEFPWLKVRFVNVVDLFKLVSEGEHPHGLSNRDFDSLFTTDKPIIFNFHGYPWLIHKLVYRRSNQERIHVRGYKEQGNINTPLELAIKNEVDRFNLVIDVIDRVPKLGSAAGHAKERMRNKIIECLAYAHEHGKDQDEIVDWKWPYSEGCE
- a CDS encoding Hsp20/alpha crystallin family protein — translated: MSIVRRDPFRGLERWQPFGWEPFHEMETLRREMDRMFERWMPDAAGEDGLAFIPSVEMDETDTEVHLKLEVPGLDAKDLNVEVTENAVSVKGERKTESETESEGTVRSEFHYGKFERVIPMPSRIQPDHVEAEYNNGVLNLTLPKSEKEERKSVKVKVS
- a CDS encoding response regulator; protein product: MTPPNIDENKGDILIVDDTPENLRLLSKTLTEQGYEVRAVKNGAMALSAVQMDPPDLVLLDIRMPEMNGYEVCQQLKANVKTYDIPVIFLSALDDTLDKVTAFEVGGVDYITKPFQTEEVIVRVENQLTITRLREKLVAQNEELLHSNRQLEQFAYVVSHDLQQPLQVILGFAKLLGFKFEQNLGNEGLEFVARITTASTQMKDLIEDLLTYSRIGAEPKPLEPTDCETLLAQVLANMQIAIDQQGATITHDPLPTVMADAVLLAVLFQNLIDNAIKFHRPEEPIQVRISAEYRPDEWLFGVHDNGIGIDSTQSEQIFKAFQRIHSQQEYPGTGIGLEPAKRSLSIMGDKFGLCLNPVWAQRFTLLYQTEITKGKADRGG
- a CDS encoding PAS domain-containing hybrid sensor histidine kinase/response regulator, which encodes MTSSDPFHNHVLTALTGHPLLAALGILGTFTLAVLISRATGRTKQLTEALQKAHEQLQQDSQNREIESALRGSEAMLSGILDIANDAIISVDKHQKIARFNKGAEGIFGYTADEVLGESLDILMPQRAVSIHRQHLKEFGTSSTTARAMGDRSEVFGRRKDGTEFPAEASISQLHLGDQKVFTAILRDISDRKRVETELQQAKEAAEVANRAKSGFLANMSHELRTPLNAILGFSQLMNRDSALTAAQKENLSIINRSGGHLLELINDILEMSKIEAGRVTLNEHSFDLHGLLDNLTQMLSLRAQTKGLKLVCDRKPNVPQYVRTEEGKLRQVLINLLGNAIKFTETGQVTLRVRVEPQESENESENGSLQPDLHFEVEDTGPGIDPEEVDQLFAAFAQTETGRQSQQGSGLGLPISRHFVQLMGGSLTLKSTVKQGTTFQFNVRVHLAGAAESQPQPTPRRVIKLAPDQPVYRILIVEDRLENRKLMVRLIKPLGFEVKEAENGHIAIDLWNSWQPHLIWMDMRMPVMDGYEATQQIKAQMKEQDTVIIALTASALDQDREQILAAGCDDLVHKPFLESTIFEKMAEYLGVRYVYKDSPQPSTPSPSEVTATDIRVMSTDWIAELQQAAVSARAKKMESLIEQIPAEHAILAKGLTDLVNCFDFEKILTLTQQ
- a CDS encoding ABC transporter ATP-binding protein, with product MFSLESPSDPTQLTITAPRDSLFQVRGVTKTYVMGEVTVEALRAVDLDLYEGEFVVLLGPSGSGKSTLLNILGGLDIPSSGQVTFHGQDLTAANDRTLTRFRRESVGFVFQFYNLIPSLTARENVALVTDIAPHPMHPREALERVHLGDRINHFPAQLSGGEQQRVAIARAIAKRPQVLLCDEPTGALDFQTGKLVLEALAQVNQDLGTTTAVITHNAGIAAMADRVITMRSGEIVTVQRNEQKESPGELEW
- a CDS encoding ABC transporter permease, whose product is MTSLDQKLLRDLLHLKGQLVAISLIVACGIACLVSMLSAYDSLQLSQQTYYDRYRFADVFVQLKRAPDSLAARIAEIPGVQQVQTRVVVDVNLDVPKLAEPATGRLIAIPEQQMPILNDLFIRKGQYIEPGQREQVLVSEVFAQANNLEIGDTLGAVINERWQQLRIVGVALSPEYVYEIRGTELFPDNQRFGVMWMGREALGTAFDLDGAFNDVALSLMPGTNQSEVIFRLDQLLEPYGGLGAYPREDQISHQFINSEIESLAASAVMLPIIFLGIAAFLLNLVLARLVSTQRDQIAVLKAFGYSNLAVGLHYVKLVLAITILGAGLGTALGVWFGAAITENYARFYHFPVLEYRAGFNVVAIAIQVSVGAAVLGTLTAVKQAVSLPPAEAMRPEPPAVYRATILERVGLQRFLSPVGQIIVRNLERRWIQAALAIIGIAAAVAILVIGRYFEDATNYIVEVQFRQVQRDDVTLVFNEPLSGRARYELKQLPGVLQAESFRAIPARLRFQHQTHLTGLTGLEPQGELRRLLDQDLHPVPLPSNGVVLTTKLAEILGVNVGDPLTVEVLEGERPIRTVPVVGLVDELIGLGAYMDIHAINTLMREGQTVSGAYLSVDSYHLSKLYAELKETPAVASVALRERVIEEFDKTIAESFTIFTTVLVIFASVIAFGVVYNVARIALSERGRELATLRIIGFTKAEIAVILLGEQAIVTALAIPLGCGIGFGLAALITQAYDWELFRFPLIVTPASYAFAFFVITIAALGSGWLIRRQLNHLDLIAVLKTRE